ATGTCTGTGAATTATCCTGCCACTGAAGCAGACCATCTTGATGAATTTCTTTTCATAAATCGTCATCAAATATGGTGGACATCAACAGCCCTTGAACAAACTCAGATCTTCTCGCCTTCTCCTCCTTATCCTTAACTGACAATGTTGGTGTCTCCACGTTGCTGAACAGAGAAAATAGACTTGTTAGAAACCAGGAGATACCGGGAGACAATAGAACCCATGCCATTGTTTAATATTGTTCGAAGATTATGCCCTTGGCAAGGCACAAGACATTGTTTGCATTACAGCCCTAAATTGATCGGTCAGGTGAAAGGTTACAAACACACACATTAATGACAAAATaatcagaaaaaataaaaaattatgcaaaGCAAATAAAATGTTCAACTGAATACAGCTGGAAACTATAACTATATTCGAACAAATTAATCGAATAATGTTATTGAAACACAAAACTTGACACAAAATGGAACACAAATACAATACTTTGACattttatgaaaaacaaaatatgacCCCCACTATATTTTATACGATATTGTATTTGTGTCTCATTTTATGTCAaattgtgttctaataactttACTCAAATTAATCATGCCAACATCACAGTTGGTAGTGGTACTAATAGTCGGAGAAACAATCCTCTTAAAGTCTGTTTAGTTTGAGAAAATGTTTTCTGTCTTCACTTTTAATTGCAGAACTGTCAAATGTTCTGACCTTTTTTATTCGTTTTCTAACATTTGTACCAGAAACAGTAAAAATAAAGCTTTTCAAGACTCTAGTGTGTGAGAGAAAATGAATACAATCTTAGTATAAACTATATAGTATAGACATTATATAGTATTCTTTCATTAAAAACAATAGATGGGCACAGTATCACGTATCACATCATTCAGGAATACTTGTACGATATTGAGCAGAATTCAGAGAAGAGGAAATGgcaatttttaacaaaaattgaaaagaaatacCTTCTCGATACAGTCTCATCTGTCAATTTCTTGGATGATCTTGTCTCAGTATGTCTGTGAGGCTGAGGACTAACAGATTCATTACCTAAAGGCGATATAAATGATGACAGCAGTGGATCGGGTGCTGCATTAGACGAAGACACTGTACATGAAGACCCGCCAAAAAGGGATTGCAAATTTCCTTCTCTCAGCTCCTTCCTCAATAAAGAAAGTGTTGAATAAGATCCACCTTTCCGAGTTTTCCTCTTGCGCTGCATGTATTCCCTTGTTAAGGAACTCAACCGAGTAATAGAGTAGAGTTTCAACATAAAATATTGTCTTAATTTTGGTTGACtttaaaataagtaaactttATGGCAACATATTGTATAATGTAACAACATTTGACTTACTAAATGCCCAAAAATCCTGcaatttttatgttaaaaatcaCTTATGAATTGGCAGAACTGAATAGAacttagagagaaaaaaaggaTATCTTGAATATACTTCCATGTTGTAAGGTTATGTGCGCAACCATATCAACCCCCACCCTCAATGCACAAACTGGACATACCTGCACACAGAAATGTTGTAATCCAAATAAAACTATTGATTTCTCTAGCTAGGAAAAAACAAACCACTTTTTTTTCCAATGTCAACatcataatataatattgatattgatttcACCTATACGAAATAAAAAGGGAAATATATGTAGGAATGAAGAAAATCTTTAAGACTCTGCACTAATTATGCGAAAACCTTGTAAGCTGCTTGAAAAAACAACAGAAGGCATACGAAAGTAGCCATACCCCATTTTTTGCCTCCATTGGGTGCTCTTCGTCAATGTGGCAGCACAATCCAACAATATCAAAATACTCGGAACAAAATGGGCACAGAAACTCTTCCCTTATATCTTCCTCCCCGTCGTTTTCATCAAAACCCATAAACATATCTACATTTGCACAAATGAACAACAATAAGCACGAGAAGAGATATCATATCAATAGTAAATACTTGTACATAAACAAACACAAGAAGAAATGAAGCAAGTGGTAGAAAATCTAATGATTCAGAAAAAACTCCTCTCTTCATTAAATtcatacaatttaaaattacacTGATAGATCTCAGTCTCAAGTATATCTAACCAATATCTTTACATCACAAATCCCAAAAAtgtaatttctattttaattatccCGTAAAGAAAACGAAACaataaatatcatataaattCTCATCTCTCTTCCCAGCAACAACAATCTAAACACATCAAATAAACTtgaaaagtaataattataagCTGAACAGCTTTCAAGCATAATCAACCACCGTGTTATGTTCCGAATAACGTAATAATTTTTCACGTGGTgtcttcaattttaattaattaataattaattcgTCGTATATACATCATAATATCTACAATCCGAAATCACCCTAACTTCCTCGCACGTTGTAACTGAGCTAATACCTACGAAACTAAACAATTGTAGAAAATTGAATTAAGGAGGAGAAATTGGGGAAACGTAAAAGAAGGAGAGAAGAAGAACCTGATCGAGATTGAAGAGCGGATTGATAGCGTCTGGAGGCAGAAGAGAGACGAGCAGTCCAAGAGGAATCAGAGTCCATGGTTTGTGTTGTGTAATTGTGATCTAAGAGGATTAgggttttggttttaggttgAGGAAGTGAGCGAGTGAGAGAAGAGAGAGAAGCAACGAAGAAACAAAGAAGGCGATCACGAATTTCACCCGAACAACAAAGGGTAAAAGAGTAACCATTTCATTTTTCTTCCTCCATTCAGTTGTATTTTCCCATTTTCCTTTTTaactttgtttctttttttatttattgattttaataatttccCATTTTTCCAGGACTTCACACGTCACCGGAAAGAAACGTCCAAAAGTTCAAGCTGGAAAGTCGAGTAGGTATAGCTCACAAATAAATGAGGAGTGTATCGGTCAATTTCCGTGCAATACAAATAACTTTTATTGTGTggtctcaaaatataaataaattttcacaaTGTTTACTGTGCTATAGTTATTATAATACCTACCTTTTAATTTAAGTAGgacttattttaataatttattttatttttacataataaatttttggatatttatttttatattttttatttagaactctttaatatattttatattaaaatttatatattaggatgtcttttttttttatggaattcGCATTTATGTCTTGCAATCACTTTAACaatcattattgttatttttattaatataatttaattttttattaatatttttttattaattattattattattatttttatttaaaatgaaataatttatttatttataaaataagagtaattattaaaataatataacatattatttatttttgacctTCTAGGAGagaaaaaatgtataataaaaaatataaaaataaaatattctaaattcTCTTATatgataaaacaataaatataattattttttcttacttaaaaaaattaaatgaattttattttatttttaaaagatgtgaaatattgtttttgtcgtttattataaaattactttaaagtgattttatttgaaaatgtgAATCAAATTTTTACAATCTCAACAACTGATTTTTTGTTCTATATATTAGTTGGTATTTGTAAGAAATTTTGTTTTCACACGtggtatatttaaaaaaaataaacttttatttacatttattcttaaaattgaattaattacaAGCAAGTatctacttttttaaaaaaataaaataatatattaaaaaaaaataaaatacatctaCCTAACAAAACGAAAatttcacaataaaaaaatattatttttatattaacaattaatctaaaaaatattcgATCAACAATTATTTATG
The genomic region above belongs to Cicer arietinum cultivar CDC Frontier isolate Library 1 chromosome 4, Cicar.CDCFrontier_v2.0, whole genome shotgun sequence and contains:
- the LOC101488405 gene encoding protein DEHYDRATION-INDUCED 19 homolog 3-like isoform X1; the encoded protein is MDSDSSWTARLSSASRRYQSALQSRSDMFMGFDENDGEEDIREEFLCPFCSEYFDIVGLCCHIDEEHPMEAKNGVCPVCALRVGVDMVAHITLQHGSIFKMQRKRKTRKGGSYSTLSLLRKELREGNLQSLFGGSSCTVSSSNAAPDPLLSSFISPLGNESVSPQPHRHTETRSSKKLTDETVSRSNVETPTLSVKDKEEKARRSEFVQGLLMSTIFDDDL
- the LOC101488405 gene encoding protein DEHYDRATION-INDUCED 19 homolog 3-like isoform X2, yielding MDSDSSWTARLSSASRRYQSALQSRSDMFMGFDENDGEEDIREEFLCPFCSEYFDIVGLCCHIDEEHPMEAKNGVCPVCALRVGVDMVAHITLQHGSIFKMQRKRKTRKGGSYSTLSLLRKELREGNLQSLFGGSSCTVSSSNAAPDPLLSSFISPLGNESVSPQPHRHTETRSSKKLTDETVSRRAVMQTMSCALPRA